One stretch of Siphonobacter curvatus DNA includes these proteins:
- a CDS encoding alpha/beta hydrolase — protein sequence MPLDPFTITSHSVTLNSHSLERLVSLTFLLPPGYESSTQLYATLYLNDGQDFERLRLQETLEKLYQKNQVPGLLVVGIHANERRLSEYGTAHQPDYKGRGDRAEAHTQFVLHELVPYVEKHFRVNKELQSRVYAGFSLGGLSALDVCWNHADVFSKVGVFSGALWWRSRAYDEGYDDANDRIMHVQIRNTIGKPALKFWFEAGTDDEKDDRNNNGIIDAIDDTYDLMYELERKGYIRETDFTYLQVEGGQHNPETWGAIMPAFLQWAFNDQF from the coding sequence ATGCCTTTGGATCCATTTACGATTACAAGTCATTCAGTAACGCTCAATTCTCATTCGCTGGAGCGATTGGTTTCCCTGACGTTTTTGCTCCCCCCGGGTTATGAATCGTCTACCCAGTTGTACGCCACTCTGTACCTCAATGACGGGCAGGATTTTGAACGGTTGCGGCTTCAGGAAACCCTAGAAAAGTTATACCAGAAAAATCAAGTGCCCGGTCTGCTGGTCGTAGGGATTCACGCGAATGAACGACGGCTCTCGGAATACGGAACCGCTCACCAGCCCGACTACAAGGGGAGGGGTGATCGGGCAGAGGCTCATACCCAATTTGTACTCCATGAACTGGTGCCGTATGTTGAAAAGCACTTTCGCGTAAATAAAGAGCTACAAAGCCGGGTGTATGCGGGCTTCTCACTGGGTGGACTTTCAGCTCTGGATGTGTGCTGGAATCATGCGGACGTATTCTCAAAGGTGGGCGTTTTCTCGGGAGCACTCTGGTGGCGAAGTCGGGCGTATGACGAAGGCTATGATGATGCCAATGACCGCATCATGCACGTTCAGATCCGAAACACAATTGGTAAACCCGCTCTGAAATTCTGGTTTGAAGCGGGTACCGATGATGAAAAGGACGATCGAAATAACAATGGTATCATCGACGCCATTGACGATACGTATGATCTGATGTATGAACTGGAAAGGAAGGGATATATACGGGAAACGGATTTTACTTATCTGCAAGTAGAGGGCGGACAGCATAATCCGGAAACGTGGGGAGCCATAATGCCAGCCTTTTTACAATGGGCTTTCAACGATCAATTCTGA
- a CDS encoding esterase family protein — protein sequence MNEQYIKYYSHSLHRDIELLVFGHWGYPVLVFPTSQHRYYEAKDVQLVESARSLIEAGKIKLYCVDTIDSDSWYARHLHPSARIYQASLYDRFLNEELIPWMQHENHTPTVAVSGSSFGGFHAANVAFRHPEKVSHLFTMGAAFDIRNFMDGYYDDNVYFNNPPDYLPHSHDANLWRMQIILGTCISDFCRPSTEHLSQILSTKQIPHWLDVRWHGTHDWPIWREMFPEYLAKI from the coding sequence GTGAACGAACAGTACATTAAGTATTACTCGCATTCTCTACACCGGGATATTGAGTTATTGGTGTTTGGACATTGGGGCTATCCGGTTTTAGTTTTTCCAACCAGCCAGCACCGTTACTATGAAGCGAAGGATGTACAATTGGTAGAGTCCGCCCGCTCGCTCATTGAAGCCGGTAAAATCAAGTTATACTGCGTCGATACCATTGATTCGGACTCCTGGTACGCCCGGCATTTACATCCATCAGCCCGGATCTATCAGGCTAGTTTGTACGACCGTTTTCTGAACGAAGAACTGATTCCCTGGATGCAACACGAAAACCATACGCCTACCGTCGCCGTGAGTGGATCCAGTTTCGGTGGTTTTCATGCGGCCAACGTGGCGTTTCGCCATCCCGAGAAAGTGTCGCATCTATTTACGATGGGAGCCGCTTTTGACATTCGAAATTTCATGGACGGCTATTACGATGACAACGTATATTTCAATAATCCACCCGATTATCTGCCTCATTCCCATGACGCAAACCTGTGGCGGATGCAGATTATTTTGGGTACCTGTATCTCCGATTTTTGCCGGCCTTCTACCGAGCATCTTTCGCAAATTCTGAGTACCAAACAAATTCCACACTGGCTCGACGTGCGTTGGCATGGTACCCACGACTGGCCCATCTGGCGGGAAATGTTTCCCGAATACCTCGCAAAAATTTAA
- a CDS encoding ATP-grasp domain-containing protein produces MKKIGILHGMENTFPAAFVERVNLIAPEGIRAEPVSVGKVVQGEASEYAVIIDRISQDVPFYRSYLKNVALTGTIVINNPFWWSADEKFFNNALATKIGVPVPNTVLLPSKARPDDTQETSFRNLAMMPWEEIYQYIGFPAFMKPHAGGGWKNVYKVDNPDQLFQAYDETGQLVMLLQEAIDFESYYRCYCIGGKHVRIMPYEPRNPHHLRYAADFPENPALMKTMEDYVLRLNRALGYDFNTVEFAVRNGVPIAIDFCNPAPDADVYSVGETNFEWVVETAAAYAIERALTYEEGKLNLTWGDFTKAGVTNQPLTSF; encoded by the coding sequence ATGAAAAAAATCGGTATTCTCCACGGTATGGAAAACACCTTCCCGGCGGCTTTTGTGGAACGAGTTAATCTGATCGCCCCCGAAGGAATTAGGGCTGAGCCCGTCAGCGTTGGGAAAGTAGTACAGGGTGAAGCCAGTGAGTATGCCGTGATCATTGATCGGATTTCACAGGATGTCCCATTTTATCGTTCGTATCTAAAAAATGTGGCTCTCACGGGTACTATTGTTATCAATAACCCTTTCTGGTGGAGTGCGGACGAGAAGTTCTTCAATAATGCTCTAGCTACCAAAATTGGCGTTCCGGTGCCGAATACGGTATTGCTGCCCTCGAAAGCACGGCCCGATGATACGCAGGAAACCTCATTTCGAAATCTGGCCATGATGCCCTGGGAGGAGATTTACCAGTACATCGGATTTCCGGCCTTTATGAAACCTCACGCGGGCGGTGGCTGGAAAAATGTCTATAAAGTAGATAATCCGGACCAACTCTTCCAGGCCTATGATGAAACGGGTCAGTTGGTCATGCTTCTGCAGGAAGCCATTGATTTCGAATCGTACTATCGTTGCTACTGCATTGGCGGCAAGCACGTCCGGATTATGCCCTACGAGCCCCGTAACCCCCATCACCTCCGCTACGCCGCGGATTTTCCGGAAAACCCGGCGTTGATGAAAACGATGGAAGACTACGTCCTACGTCTCAACCGGGCATTGGGTTACGACTTCAATACGGTCGAATTTGCCGTGCGGAATGGTGTACCTATTGCCATCGACTTCTGCAATCCAGCTCCCGATGCCGATGTATATTCGGTAGGAGAAACCAACTTTGAGTGGGTGGTCGAAACGGCCGCAGCCTATGCCATCGAACGGGCACTCACTTATGAAGAAGGCAAACTCAATTTAACCTGGGGCGATTTCACCAAAGCCGGCGTAACGAATCAACCGCTGACGAGTTTTTAA
- a CDS encoding carboxylate-amine ligase, which produces MPVFTLGIEEEFQTIDPETRELRSHMSKIVDGGKIILQERVKAEMHQAVVEVGTNICTNIQEAREEVTYLRREIMELADKQNLRIAAAGTHPFSDWVDQLITPNPRYDQLISEMRDVARSNLIFGLHVHVGIPSRNEGLEIMNAVRYFLPHVYALSTNSPFWCGRDTGFKSYRSKVFDKFPRTGIPEFFNTANEYDEYINLLVKTNCIDDGKKIWWDIRLHPHFDTVEFRICDIPMRVDETICLAALMQALVVKIYKLMRQNLNFRLYRKALISENKWRAARYGISGKLIDFGRQEEVPYETLAQELMEFVDDVLDELGSRKEVEYINTILKMGTGADRQLAVWERTQDLKSVVDYIVEETRHGIR; this is translated from the coding sequence ATGCCCGTATTTACCCTTGGCATTGAAGAAGAGTTTCAAACCATAGATCCCGAAACCCGCGAACTTCGCTCCCACATGAGCAAGATCGTGGATGGTGGAAAAATTATCCTGCAGGAACGGGTTAAGGCAGAAATGCACCAGGCCGTTGTGGAAGTAGGTACCAACATCTGTACCAACATCCAGGAAGCCCGCGAGGAAGTCACGTACTTACGCCGGGAAATCATGGAGCTAGCTGACAAGCAGAATCTGCGGATTGCGGCGGCGGGTACGCACCCCTTTTCTGATTGGGTAGATCAGCTCATTACGCCCAACCCCCGGTACGACCAGCTTATCAGCGAAATGCGGGATGTCGCCCGTTCCAACCTCATTTTTGGCCTGCACGTGCACGTCGGCATACCGAGCCGCAACGAAGGACTGGAAATCATGAATGCCGTCCGGTATTTTCTTCCGCACGTCTATGCCTTAAGTACCAACTCGCCCTTCTGGTGTGGACGTGACACGGGCTTCAAAAGCTACCGTTCCAAGGTATTTGACAAGTTCCCGCGTACGGGTATTCCCGAGTTTTTCAATACCGCCAACGAATACGACGAGTACATCAACTTACTGGTCAAAACCAATTGCATCGACGACGGTAAGAAAATCTGGTGGGACATTCGCCTGCATCCGCATTTCGATACGGTTGAGTTTCGCATCTGTGACATTCCCATGCGGGTGGATGAAACCATTTGTTTAGCGGCACTCATGCAGGCTCTGGTGGTGAAAATTTACAAATTGATGCGGCAGAATCTGAACTTCCGGCTTTACCGCAAGGCTCTTATTAGTGAAAACAAATGGCGGGCTGCCCGGTACGGAATTTCGGGAAAACTGATTGATTTCGGCCGTCAGGAAGAGGTACCTTACGAAACGCTCGCTCAGGAATTAATGGAGTTTGTAGACGACGTACTCGATGAACTCGGCAGTCGCAAAGAGGTGGAATATATCAATACGATTTTGAAGATGGGTACGGGAGCCGACCGACAGTTGGCCGTCTGGGAACGGACGCAAGACCTCAAAAGTGTAGTGGATTACATCGTCGAAGAAACCCGCCACGGGATTCGATAA